The following coding sequences lie in one Streptomyces venezuelae genomic window:
- a CDS encoding alpha/beta fold hydrolase — MSQVQVHEQYVEVAPGVRVWTERRGAPDAPALLLVMGAQASGLGWPEPLVEALAAHHHVIRYDHRDTGRSDRPFDENPYAVTDLARDPIAVLDALGVERAHIVGLSLGGMLCQLVLADHPERVLSATLMGTCALSETPYVRPDGVRVPVAELPGIAPEILEMWSRPVEDHGREAELDRRVEHWRLLSGDQLPFDAAYFRDLERGIIDHAGRYLESSAHALADSSGMVRTAELAANRVPVLVVSATAEPVFPVPHPQHIAQVVAGARLVEIPGMGHALPPAVHGSLVKAILEHTAGDAVEGVRAGR; from the coding sequence GTGAGCCAGGTCCAGGTCCATGAGCAGTACGTCGAGGTCGCGCCGGGGGTCCGCGTATGGACGGAACGGCGCGGTGCGCCCGACGCCCCCGCGCTGCTGCTTGTCATGGGCGCCCAGGCTTCCGGGCTCGGCTGGCCCGAACCTCTGGTCGAGGCACTGGCGGCGCACCACCACGTCATCCGCTACGACCACCGCGACACGGGCCGCTCGGACCGCCCCTTCGACGAGAACCCCTACGCCGTCACCGACTTGGCGCGGGACCCGATCGCGGTCCTTGACGCCCTCGGCGTCGAGCGGGCCCACATCGTCGGGTTGTCGCTGGGCGGCATGCTCTGCCAGCTGGTGCTCGCCGATCACCCCGAGCGGGTGCTGAGCGCGACCCTGATGGGGACATGCGCGCTGAGCGAGACACCGTATGTACGCCCGGACGGTGTGCGCGTTCCCGTCGCGGAGCTGCCCGGCATCGCGCCCGAGATCCTGGAGATGTGGTCGCGTCCCGTGGAGGACCACGGCCGGGAGGCGGAGCTGGACCGGCGTGTCGAGCACTGGCGCCTGCTGAGCGGCGACCAACTCCCGTTCGATGCCGCCTACTTCAGGGACCTCGAGCGGGGCATCATCGACCACGCGGGCCGATATCTGGAGTCGTCGGCCCACGCTCTCGCCGACAGCTCCGGCATGGTCCGCACGGCCGAACTCGCCGCGAACCGGGTGCCGGTGCTCGTCGTCTCCGCCACGGCGGAGCCCGTTTTCCCCGTCCCGCACCCGCAGCACATCGCTCAGGTCGTCGCGGGTGCGCGACTGGTGGAGATACCCGGCATGGGGCACGCACTGCCGCCGGCGGTGCACGGATCGCTGGTGAAGGCGATCCTGGAGCACACGGCGGGAGACGCGGTCGAGGGCGTGCGGGCCGGTCGCTGA
- a CDS encoding YceI family protein, protein MGIFGRKNDTVTAPAATAPVAVSPELAALTGEYTIDPTHTTIGFVARHAMVTNVKGSFLDFTGTLHLDGSEPARSTASLDIKMESIDTGNADRDGHLKSADFFKTDEFPEMTFRSTRTEALGGDDYRVTGDLTILGTTKPVTIDLEFNGSAKDPFGNERVGFEGKAEILRSDWGLTWNAALETGGMLVSDKIKLNFDISAIKAGS, encoded by the coding sequence ATGGGAATCTTCGGCCGCAAGAACGACACCGTCACCGCCCCCGCCGCCACCGCGCCCGTCGCGGTCAGCCCCGAGCTCGCCGCGCTGACGGGTGAGTACACGATCGACCCGACCCACACGACGATCGGTTTCGTCGCCCGCCACGCCATGGTCACGAACGTCAAGGGCTCCTTCCTCGACTTCACCGGCACCCTGCACCTCGACGGCTCGGAGCCGGCCCGCTCGACCGCCTCCCTCGACATCAAGATGGAGAGCATCGACACGGGCAACGCCGACCGCGACGGTCACCTGAAGAGCGCGGACTTCTTCAAGACCGACGAGTTCCCGGAGATGACCTTCCGTTCCACCAGGACGGAGGCGCTGGGCGGCGACGACTACCGCGTCACCGGTGACCTGACGATCCTGGGCACCACGAAGCCGGTCACGATCGACCTGGAGTTCAACGGCTCGGCCAAGGACCCGTTCGGCAACGAGCGCGTCGGCTTCGAGGGCAAGGCGGAGATCCTGCGCTCGGACTGGGGCCTCACCTGGAACGCCGCGCTGGAGACCGGCGGCATGCTCGTCTCCGACAAGATCAAGCTGAACTTCGACATCTCGGCGATCAAGGCCGGTTCCTGA
- a CDS encoding DUF4097 family beta strand repeat-containing protein yields MPSFDSPKPISATVTLRVGTLRITAGDRTNTVVDVRPSSATQDADVKAAERTRVEFANGKLLVKGPKDRPMFGKGPSVDVDIVLPTGSGVHATTVMAHVSAEGGLGDCEIKTSAGDIQVERTAAARLTTGYGDISLGRADGQVDVSTSSGEVRVGEAKGTVDIKNSNGIIVLGDIEGDVKVKASNGSVTVDRAAADVSVKTANGAVRLGEVARGETVVEAAAGRIEIGIREGTAAWLDVRTKAGTVSQALEESGPSAPDEPADTLKVHARTGIGDIKIHRA; encoded by the coding sequence ATGCCTTCTTTCGACAGCCCGAAGCCCATCAGCGCCACCGTCACCCTCAGGGTCGGGACGCTCCGGATCACCGCCGGGGACCGTACGAACACGGTCGTCGACGTACGGCCCAGCAGCGCGACGCAGGACGCGGACGTCAAGGCGGCCGAGCGCACCCGCGTCGAGTTCGCCAACGGCAAGCTCCTGGTCAAGGGGCCCAAGGACCGGCCCATGTTCGGCAAGGGCCCGTCCGTCGACGTGGACATCGTGCTGCCGACGGGGTCCGGGGTGCACGCCACGACCGTCATGGCGCACGTCTCCGCCGAGGGCGGGCTCGGCGACTGCGAGATCAAGACCTCGGCGGGTGACATCCAGGTCGAGCGGACCGCGGCCGCGAGGCTGACCACGGGGTACGGGGACATCTCCCTGGGCCGCGCGGACGGTCAGGTCGACGTCTCCACGTCCTCCGGCGAGGTCCGTGTCGGTGAGGCCAAGGGGACGGTCGACATCAAGAACTCCAACGGCATCATCGTGCTGGGCGACATCGAGGGCGACGTCAAGGTGAAGGCGTCCAACGGCTCCGTCACCGTCGACCGCGCGGCCGCCGACGTCAGCGTCAAGACGGCCAACGGGGCGGTGCGGCTGGGGGAGGTGGCCCGGGGCGAGACCGTCGTCGAGGCGGCGGCGGGCAGGATCGAGATCGGCATCCGCGAGGGTACGGCGGCGTGGCTCGACGTACGCACGAAGGCGGGAACGGTCAGCCAGGCGCTGGAGGAGTCCGGCCCTTCGGCGCCGGACGAGCCGGCCGACACGCTGAAGGTCCACGCCCGCACGGGAATCGGCGACATCAAGATCCACCGAGCGTGA